One genomic window of Oncorhynchus kisutch isolate 150728-3 linkage group LG26, Okis_V2, whole genome shotgun sequence includes the following:
- the LOC109879045 gene encoding nucleoporin NUP35-like isoform X3 translates to MCPPLGTEPMTLGSPTSHKPGLGAQFLPGFLMGDLPAPVTPQPRSFGVMEMRSPFQAGGSPPQPVVPTPKDKSGAPPVRSIYDDLSSPAIGMSPMGAHKQPFSMMQTPLSGYMAVTPGTASSLFSPASTGQQAKSTMSPAQVDPFFTQGDALSSEDHLDDTWITVFGFPPASASYILLQFAQYGNITKHVMSNTGNWMHFQYQSKLQARKALSKDGKIFGEAIMIGVKPCIDKNVMESSDRGSTSSGSVFTPPVRNGTPSHHVTTPRSSMRPLSAAYKACSSDYQVVADRQTPRKDDSLVSKAMEYMFGW, encoded by the exons ATGTGTCCCCCCCTAGGCACAGAACCAATGACTCTGGGTTCCCCAACATCGCATAAACCCGGCCTGGGTGCCCAGTTCCTTCCTGGGTTTTTGATGGGGGATCTGCCAGCACCTGTCACACCCCAGCCTCGGTCATTTGGGGTCATGGAAATGAGGTCACCATTTCAAGCAG GTGGCTCTCCCCCCCAACCTGTAGTTCCTACACCTAAAGACAAGAGTGGGGCCCCTCCAGTCAGGAGTATCTATGATGATCTCTCCAGTCCTGCCATCGGGATGTCCCCTATGGGTGCACATAAACAG CCCTTCTCAATGATGCAAACCccactgtctggttatatggctGTCACACCAGGAACAG CGTCCAGTCTATTTAGTCCTGCTAGTACCGGTCAGCAGGCCAAGTCAACAATGTCTCCAGCCCAAGTAGACCCTTTCTTCACTCAGGGAGATGCACTGTCTTCTGAAGACCATCTAGATGATACATGGATCACTGTATTTGG GTTCCCTCCGGCCTCCGCGTCTTATATTCTGTTGCAGTTCGCCCAGTATGGAAACATAACGAAACACGTG ATGTCCAACACTGGTAACTGGATGCACTTTCAATATCAGTCAAAACTACAAGCGAGAAAAGCTCTTAGTAAAGACGGGAAGATTTTTGGCGAGGCTATAATGATTGGTGTTAAACCATGCATCGATAAG AATGTGATGGAGAGCTCAGACCGAGGCTCTACCTCCTCTGGCTCAGTGTTTACTCCTCCAGTCAGAAATGGAACCCCCAGCCACCATGTCACTACACCTCGCTCCTCAATGAGGCCCCTCAGTGCAGCCTATAAGGCCTGCAGCAGTGACTACCAG
- the LOC109879045 gene encoding nucleoporin NUP35-like isoform X1 produces the protein MCPPLGTEPMTLGSPTSHKPGLGAQFLPGFLMGDLPAPVTPQPRSFGVMEMRSPFQAGGSPPQPVVPTPKDKSGAPPVRSIYDDLSSPAIGMSPMGAHKQPFSMMQTPLSGYMAVTPGTASSLFSPASTGQQAKSTMSPAQVDPFFTQGDALSSEDHLDDTWITVFGFPPASASYILLQFAQYGNITKHVMSNTGNWMHFQYQSKLQARKALSKDGKIFGEAIMIGVKPCIDKNVMESSDRGSTSSGSVFTPPVRNGTPSHHVTTPRSSMRPLSAAYKACSSDYQIIILPAVCRPTDTHTGDAHHYCSRIFIAVQK, from the exons ATGTGTCCCCCCCTAGGCACAGAACCAATGACTCTGGGTTCCCCAACATCGCATAAACCCGGCCTGGGTGCCCAGTTCCTTCCTGGGTTTTTGATGGGGGATCTGCCAGCACCTGTCACACCCCAGCCTCGGTCATTTGGGGTCATGGAAATGAGGTCACCATTTCAAGCAG GTGGCTCTCCCCCCCAACCTGTAGTTCCTACACCTAAAGACAAGAGTGGGGCCCCTCCAGTCAGGAGTATCTATGATGATCTCTCCAGTCCTGCCATCGGGATGTCCCCTATGGGTGCACATAAACAG CCCTTCTCAATGATGCAAACCccactgtctggttatatggctGTCACACCAGGAACAG CGTCCAGTCTATTTAGTCCTGCTAGTACCGGTCAGCAGGCCAAGTCAACAATGTCTCCAGCCCAAGTAGACCCTTTCTTCACTCAGGGAGATGCACTGTCTTCTGAAGACCATCTAGATGATACATGGATCACTGTATTTGG GTTCCCTCCGGCCTCCGCGTCTTATATTCTGTTGCAGTTCGCCCAGTATGGAAACATAACGAAACACGTG ATGTCCAACACTGGTAACTGGATGCACTTTCAATATCAGTCAAAACTACAAGCGAGAAAAGCTCTTAGTAAAGACGGGAAGATTTTTGGCGAGGCTATAATGATTGGTGTTAAACCATGCATCGATAAG AATGTGATGGAGAGCTCAGACCGAGGCTCTACCTCCTCTGGCTCAGTGTTTACTCCTCCAGTCAGAAATGGAACCCCCAGCCACCATGTCACTACACCTCGCTCCTCAATGAGGCCCCTCAGTGCAGCCTATAAGGCCTGCAGCAGTGACTACCAG
- the LOC109879045 gene encoding nucleoporin NUP35-like isoform X4, giving the protein MDFQGTEPMTLGSPTSHKPGLGAQFLPGFLMGDLPAPVTPQPRSFGVMEMRSPFQAGGSPPQPVVPTPKDKSGAPPVRSIYDDLSSPAIGMSPMGAHKQPFSMMQTPLSGYMAVTPGTASSLFSPASTGQQAKSTMSPAQVDPFFTQGDALSSEDHLDDTWITVFGFPPASASYILLQFAQYGNITKHVMSNTGNWMHFQYQSKLQARKALSKDGKIFGEAIMIGVKPCIDKNVMESSDRGSTSSGSVFTPPVRNGTPSHHVTTPRSSMRPLSAAYKACSSDYQVVADRQTPRKDDSLVSKAMEYMFGW; this is encoded by the exons GCACAGAACCAATGACTCTGGGTTCCCCAACATCGCATAAACCCGGCCTGGGTGCCCAGTTCCTTCCTGGGTTTTTGATGGGGGATCTGCCAGCACCTGTCACACCCCAGCCTCGGTCATTTGGGGTCATGGAAATGAGGTCACCATTTCAAGCAG GTGGCTCTCCCCCCCAACCTGTAGTTCCTACACCTAAAGACAAGAGTGGGGCCCCTCCAGTCAGGAGTATCTATGATGATCTCTCCAGTCCTGCCATCGGGATGTCCCCTATGGGTGCACATAAACAG CCCTTCTCAATGATGCAAACCccactgtctggttatatggctGTCACACCAGGAACAG CGTCCAGTCTATTTAGTCCTGCTAGTACCGGTCAGCAGGCCAAGTCAACAATGTCTCCAGCCCAAGTAGACCCTTTCTTCACTCAGGGAGATGCACTGTCTTCTGAAGACCATCTAGATGATACATGGATCACTGTATTTGG GTTCCCTCCGGCCTCCGCGTCTTATATTCTGTTGCAGTTCGCCCAGTATGGAAACATAACGAAACACGTG ATGTCCAACACTGGTAACTGGATGCACTTTCAATATCAGTCAAAACTACAAGCGAGAAAAGCTCTTAGTAAAGACGGGAAGATTTTTGGCGAGGCTATAATGATTGGTGTTAAACCATGCATCGATAAG AATGTGATGGAGAGCTCAGACCGAGGCTCTACCTCCTCTGGCTCAGTGTTTACTCCTCCAGTCAGAAATGGAACCCCCAGCCACCATGTCACTACACCTCGCTCCTCAATGAGGCCCCTCAGTGCAGCCTATAAGGCCTGCAGCAGTGACTACCAG